Proteins encoded in a region of the Deefgea piscis genome:
- a CDS encoding diacylglycerol kinase, whose product MYLNLNGRKRVSESPFKGKTGAKRVLNALGYSIDGLKAGWINEAAFRQVSLLAIVGIPLSFFLAMPAWAHAIIVASHLVTMIVELLNSAIEAAVDHTSLAKHDLAKRAKDLGSAAQLVCLFNLAAMWILALLA is encoded by the coding sequence ATGTATTTGAATCTTAACGGGAGAAAAAGAGTGAGCGAAAGCCCATTTAAAGGTAAAACAGGCGCAAAACGAGTTTTAAATGCATTAGGTTATTCAATTGATGGATTAAAAGCAGGTTGGATAAATGAAGCTGCTTTTCGCCAAGTCAGTTTGTTAGCGATTGTTGGTATTCCATTGTCTTTTTTTCTTGCTATGCCTGCTTGGGCTCATGCGATTATTGTCGCTAGCCATTTAGTTACTATGATTGTTGAATTATTAAATTCAGCAATTGAAGCTGCTGTAGATCATACTTCTTTAGCCAAGCATGATTTAGCAAAAAGGGCTAAGGATTTGGGTAGTGCAGCACAATTAGTTTGTTTATTTAATTTAGCTGCAATGTGGATTTTGGCTTTGTTAGCATAA
- a CDS encoding LytR/AlgR family response regulator transcription factor — translation MNTALRLFLVDDELPALNRLQDLLNDCAQECPNQVIGTATNGMSALPQIAEHDIDVVILDIQMPQMSGIEVAKKLMHLAKPPAVIFATAFEDYGVAAFDVRAVDYLLKPIRQDRLLTALKRVVEQRQQHHIPSNNQTIEGARSHFSVTERGRVHLIPVSEARFLKAEQKYITLRTRDREYLLEDSLTKLEDEFGSKFVRIHRNCLVSRDNIAGFEREVQTGGEAHWVVILRDVPERLPVSRRQQHIIKDFKKGHDG, via the coding sequence ATGAATACTGCGTTACGACTCTTTCTCGTTGATGACGAACTACCGGCACTCAACCGATTGCAGGACCTGCTAAATGATTGTGCACAAGAATGTCCAAATCAGGTCATTGGCACAGCAACCAATGGTATGAGTGCGCTACCGCAAATTGCAGAGCATGACATTGATGTGGTGATTTTAGATATCCAAATGCCGCAAATGAGTGGAATTGAGGTGGCTAAAAAACTAATGCATTTAGCAAAACCACCAGCTGTTATTTTTGCGACTGCATTTGAAGATTATGGCGTTGCTGCATTTGATGTGCGTGCAGTTGATTACTTACTTAAGCCAATTCGACAAGATCGTCTACTTACAGCATTAAAACGAGTCGTAGAGCAAAGACAGCAGCATCATATACCAAGCAACAATCAAACTATTGAAGGTGCTCGTAGTCATTTTAGTGTGACTGAACGCGGACGAGTTCATTTAATTCCAGTGAGTGAAGCTCGCTTTTTAAAAGCCGAACAAAAATACATCACATTACGCACCCGCGACCGTGAATACTTACTTGAAGATTCGTTAACTAAGCTTGAAGATGAATTTGGATCAAAATTTGTCCGAATACATCGCAATTGCTTAGTGTCACGCGATAATATTGCTGGATTCGAACGCGAAGTACAAACAGGGGGCGAGGCGCATTGGGTCGTTATATTACGTGATGTGCCAGAGCGATTACCTGTAAGTCGTCGCCAACAACATATTATTAAAGATTTCAAAAAAGGTCATGATGGATAA
- a CDS encoding acetate/propionate family kinase, with protein MSELVLVINAGSSSIKFSLFETSAADPIVLFKGQMEGLYVEPKFSAKDAADNKVANETLPSDAPKNHDYALRYMLNWLESRIEGRSIAVIGHRVVHGGTTYSKPELVTPEVIAGLEALIPLAPLHEPHNITPIRVLEELLPNVPQVTCFDTAFHTTQPELNQLFALPYEFSQKEGIRRYGFHGLSYEYIASVLPEIDTRAAEGRTVVAHLGNGSSMAGLLGGRCQLTTMGFTALDGLPMGTRCGRIDAGVVLHLMNHLKMDAKQIETLLYKESGLLGLSGFSSDMRDLENSDSPRAKLAVEYFASSVVREAASLAAAIGGMDALVFTAGIGENDANTRKAVCHQLRWLGVELDEAANAVRSSEPRRISLADSKIAVYVIPTNEELMIARQALACIA; from the coding sequence ATGAGTGAATTAGTTTTAGTTATCAATGCCGGTTCTTCAAGTATTAAATTTTCATTATTTGAAACTAGCGCAGCTGATCCTATTGTCTTATTTAAAGGCCAAATGGAAGGTTTGTATGTAGAACCAAAATTCAGCGCAAAAGATGCCGCTGATAATAAAGTAGCCAATGAAACATTACCTAGTGATGCGCCAAAAAATCACGATTATGCTTTACGCTATATGCTCAACTGGTTGGAATCGCGTATTGAAGGACGTTCAATTGCAGTGATTGGCCATCGCGTAGTTCATGGCGGAACAACCTATTCAAAACCTGAACTTGTGACGCCTGAAGTAATTGCAGGTTTAGAAGCTTTGATTCCTTTGGCACCTTTGCATGAACCACATAACATCACACCAATTCGTGTTCTTGAAGAATTATTACCAAATGTGCCCCAAGTAACCTGCTTTGATACTGCATTTCATACTACGCAACCAGAATTGAACCAATTATTTGCACTACCGTATGAATTCTCGCAAAAAGAAGGCATTCGTCGTTATGGCTTCCATGGCTTATCGTATGAATATATTGCCAGCGTATTGCCAGAAATTGATACTCGTGCAGCAGAAGGTCGTACTGTCGTTGCTCACTTAGGTAATGGTTCTTCAATGGCTGGTTTACTTGGTGGTCGCTGCCAATTAACAACCATGGGCTTTACTGCATTAGATGGTTTGCCAATGGGTACTCGTTGTGGCCGTATTGATGCTGGTGTTGTATTGCATTTGATGAATCATTTAAAAATGGATGCAAAACAAATTGAAACCTTGTTGTACAAAGAATCAGGTCTACTTGGTTTGTCTGGTTTCTCTAGCGATATGCGTGATTTAGAAAATTCAGATTCACCGCGTGCAAAATTAGCAGTTGAGTATTTTGCTAGTAGTGTTGTTCGTGAAGCAGCTTCGTTAGCAGCAGCAATCGGTGGTATGGATGCTTTAGTATTTACTGCCGGTATTGGTGAAAATGATGCCAATACACGTAAAGCTGTTTGTCATCAATTGCGTTGGTTAGGCGTTGAGCTTGATGAAGCTGCAAATGCGGTACGTTCTAGTGAACCACGTCGCATTTCTTTGGCGGATAGTAAAATCGCAGTTTATGTGATTCCAACGAATGAAGAACTGATGATTGCTCGCCAAGCATTGGCGTGCATTGCATAA
- a CDS encoding HPr family phosphocarrier protein, with translation MVAVISSPVRIMNAAGLHARPAANIVNTAKQYQSEIKLLHKGIEANAKSLVSVMGLDVSKDDQIQIKADGLDANEAMLAVSTMIASGCGED, from the coding sequence ATGGTTGCTGTAATTTCTTCCCCTGTTCGTATTATGAATGCGGCAGGCCTTCATGCTAGACCAGCGGCGAATATTGTTAACACTGCCAAGCAGTACCAGTCTGAGATTAAGTTGTTACACAAAGGAATTGAAGCTAATGCTAAATCCCTTGTTTCTGTGATGGGCTTGGATGTTTCTAAAGACGATCAGATTCAAATCAAAGCAGATGGATTGGATGCAAATGAAGCAATGCTTGCTGTAAGCACAATGATTGCTTCTGGCTGTGGGGAAGACTAA
- a CDS encoding cell division protein ZapA, giving the protein MTDAVKLLDISIMGREFRVACPAHEEETLLQAVQLLDARMHEIRTAGKVIGIEKIAMMTALNMTHEFLTAKVEGGFDFSDFQRKIGNISSTIDAVLQE; this is encoded by the coding sequence ATGACTGATGCCGTGAAGTTGTTGGATATTTCAATCATGGGACGTGAGTTTCGTGTGGCTTGTCCTGCGCATGAAGAAGAAACCTTACTTCAAGCTGTGCAACTTCTCGATGCACGGATGCATGAAATTCGCACTGCAGGTAAGGTCATTGGCATTGAGAAGATTGCAATGATGACGGCTTTAAATATGACGCACGAGTTTTTAACGGCAAAGGTTGAAGGTGGCTTTGACTTTAGTGATTTTCAGCGTAAAATCGGAAATATAAGTTCAACGATCGACGCAGTTTTACAGGAATAA
- a CDS encoding biotin/lipoyl-containing protein, producing MNTNYTTHLICAPELSDTFKVSNINIKVGEFVSKNELLISLNKNNDHIYINAIEDGQISYLFINIGDDINNGDLLLSMEVEELPTGFLDVVDQRCSQDSTEVDIENSLMIIPSAAKLASRLGVDLSLVNPNCITGYIGNEEVELFVKHELLKLQQLRKLLA from the coding sequence ATGAATACTAATTACACTACACATCTTATTTGTGCACCTGAATTATCAGATACTTTTAAAGTAAGCAATATAAATATTAAAGTAGGTGAATTTGTTAGTAAAAATGAATTATTGATATCTTTAAATAAAAACAATGATCATATTTATATTAATGCTATTGAAGATGGTCAAATTAGTTATTTATTTATTAACATTGGTGATGATATTAATAATGGTGATTTACTATTATCAATGGAAGTTGAAGAATTGCCCACTGGGTTTTTAGATGTGGTAGATCAACGCTGTAGTCAAGATTCAACTGAAGTTGATATTGAAAATTCATTAATGATAATACCTTCTGCAGCAAAATTAGCTTCTCGATTAGGTGTTGATTTAAGTTTAGTAAATCCAAATTGTATAACTGGTTATATCGGTAATGAAGAAGTTGAATTATTTGTTAAGCATGAATTATTGAAATTACAGCAGTTGAGGAAATTATTAGCATAG
- a CDS encoding 5-formyltetrahydrofolate cyclo-ligase codes for MITQKTQLRRDLRQRRTAISKIQRQAAAWAVTHYPQILQKLRRGKKIALYVPVGSEFSAWPLIFLALQRGCLVYLPVVPKVGRRLNFVRLNEGAVWSYGAFNIPTPSHSEQCSSRDLDSVFVPLLGFDLQLARLGQGGGYYDTTFAFRRLRKTWLKPALIGLAYSCQQVERLPCEAWDLKLDAIATEQGWIRRSPIN; via the coding sequence GTGATTACTCAAAAAACTCAATTACGTCGTGATCTTCGGCAACGCCGAACGGCGATATCTAAAATACAGCGACAAGCCGCTGCTTGGGCTGTAACTCATTATCCGCAAATTTTACAAAAACTTCGTCGTGGCAAAAAAATTGCTTTATATGTGCCTGTTGGCAGTGAGTTTTCTGCCTGGCCATTAATTTTTTTAGCACTGCAACGGGGTTGCTTAGTCTATTTACCGGTTGTACCTAAAGTGGGTCGACGATTAAATTTTGTGCGCTTAAATGAAGGTGCTGTTTGGTCTTATGGTGCATTTAATATTCCAACACCCAGTCATTCTGAGCAATGTTCAAGCCGTGATTTGGATTCTGTTTTTGTTCCTTTGCTTGGTTTTGATTTGCAATTAGCTCGATTAGGGCAAGGTGGTGGTTATTACGATACGACATTTGCATTTCGTCGATTACGAAAAACGTGGCTTAAACCAGCATTAATTGGCTTGGCATATTCATGTCAACAAGTAGAGCGATTGCCCTGTGAGGCTTGGGATTTAAAATTAGATGCAATTGCAACAGAGCAAGGATGGATTCGTCGCTCGCCTATCAATTGA
- a CDS encoding sensor histidine kinase, translating to MEQSTILMPNFRNLGVVLRALVLVHLGVLIYVFISINRWNEWINKLTEISLWVEPVLLISLAGLAVVSAPLQKMNYQNAVMSVLLWVFCVAFCISNLFQNLIPLDHSVVPWRFEFITLCVTFLLLHYYQLWIRALSPRLAEARLVALQARIRPHFFFNSLNAVLSLIRSQPKLAERLLENLSELFRVAMGTETGLSTMAREVELAQGYLEIEKVRLGDRLQVEWHIDKMPKKARIPPLILQPLLENAIYHGIEPNIEPGIIQLNIFRVREEVHINIRNPLLNSTPLRRGNGMAQENVRERLLLYYDAEANLSITTGNDYYQIHIMLPYREL from the coding sequence ATGGAACAATCAACGATTTTAATGCCTAATTTCCGAAATTTAGGCGTAGTGTTGCGCGCCCTAGTCTTGGTGCATTTAGGCGTCTTGATTTATGTATTTATTAGTATTAACCGCTGGAATGAATGGATAAACAAACTCACTGAAATTAGTTTGTGGGTTGAGCCCGTGCTCCTTATTTCATTAGCAGGGCTAGCTGTAGTAAGTGCACCACTACAAAAAATGAACTACCAAAATGCAGTGATGAGTGTATTGCTGTGGGTTTTCTGCGTCGCGTTTTGCATATCCAATCTATTTCAAAATTTAATCCCGCTTGATCATAGCGTCGTACCTTGGCGCTTTGAGTTTATTACGCTCTGCGTGACTTTTTTGCTTCTACATTATTACCAGCTTTGGATTCGCGCCCTATCGCCGCGCTTGGCTGAGGCCAGACTTGTCGCCTTACAAGCAAGAATAAGACCGCATTTTTTCTTTAATAGTTTGAATGCGGTGCTATCTTTAATACGAAGTCAGCCAAAATTAGCAGAACGGCTGCTTGAGAACCTGTCTGAACTCTTTCGCGTAGCAATGGGTACCGAGACAGGTCTTTCCACAATGGCGCGTGAAGTCGAATTGGCGCAAGGTTATCTTGAAATTGAAAAGGTACGTTTAGGTGATCGATTACAAGTTGAATGGCATATCGACAAGATGCCTAAAAAAGCCCGGATCCCACCATTGATTTTGCAACCATTGTTAGAAAACGCAATTTATCATGGTATTGAGCCAAATATCGAACCTGGGATTATTCAATTGAATATATTTCGAGTGCGTGAGGAAGTGCATATCAACATTCGAAATCCTCTTTTAAATAGTACACCGCTACGACGCGGTAATGGCATGGCACAAGAGAATGTACGCGAGCGTTTACTGCTTTATTATGATGCTGAAGCAAATCTCAGCATCACCACAGGAAACGACTATTATCAAATACATATCATGCTGCCCTATCGGGAGCTTTAA
- a CDS encoding DUF2721 domain-containing protein — MMDNFSINTPSLLFPAISLLMLAYTNRFLAISSIIRQLYDHHRSNPHVNILRQLANLRKRVWLIRYMQAFGITSLLLCIISMIFMAINLDQLAQGLFVASLILMIGSLILCLQEVMVSDSALKILLSDIEDEIKNPKK, encoded by the coding sequence ATGATGGATAATTTTAGTATAAATACCCCTTCATTATTATTTCCTGCTATTTCCTTGTTAATGCTGGCGTACACCAATCGATTTTTAGCTATTTCAAGTATTATTCGCCAGCTTTATGATCATCACCGTAGTAATCCGCATGTTAATATTTTGCGTCAGTTAGCTAATCTAAGAAAACGAGTGTGGCTTATTCGTTATATGCAGGCCTTTGGAATTACAAGTCTATTATTGTGTATTATTTCAATGATTTTTATGGCAATCAACTTAGATCAGTTAGCACAAGGATTATTTGTTGCTAGTTTAATATTAATGATAGGGTCATTAATATTATGCTTACAAGAAGTTATGGTATCAGATTCTGCATTAAAAATTTTACTGTCTGATATTGAAGATGAAATAAAAAATCCTAAAAAATAA
- a CDS encoding BPSS1780 family membrane protein, translated as MLEQDNVIDVSIEPKKIPAIQGWYWIVSAFKLFKQAPTIWISICGVFVVLFFGIAFLPIIGGFISTLLGPVFLGGIMWSAKKQAAGDIPQLIDLFSGFKLRFVELLKVGVLYMFGTIFVMVLMTMLLAISSFFGFLSVDKNIQVIEQIGVIWPLLIVVLFAFLIVYSAYFYAPTLVMLQGMKANEAMKLSFLAFWRNWQPILIMSIFGGVFLFLAMLPMFLGLIIALPVALLTSYICYVDVFES; from the coding sequence ATGTTAGAACAAGATAATGTAATTGATGTAAGTATTGAGCCAAAAAAAATACCAGCCATACAAGGTTGGTATTGGATTGTGAGTGCATTTAAATTATTTAAACAAGCACCAACAATCTGGATAAGTATTTGTGGCGTTTTTGTTGTGCTATTTTTTGGTATTGCTTTCTTACCTATAATTGGTGGATTTATTTCTACTTTGCTTGGACCCGTTTTTTTAGGTGGTATTATGTGGTCGGCAAAAAAACAAGCAGCTGGAGATATACCACAATTAATTGATTTGTTTTCTGGATTTAAATTAAGATTCGTTGAATTATTGAAAGTTGGTGTTTTATATATGTTCGGCACCATATTTGTTATGGTATTGATGACTATGCTACTTGCAATATCATCTTTTTTTGGGTTTCTATCTGTTGATAAAAATATTCAAGTCATTGAGCAAATCGGTGTGATTTGGCCTTTGTTAATTGTTGTATTGTTTGCTTTTTTAATTGTTTATAGTGCTTATTTTTATGCGCCGACTTTAGTGATGCTTCAAGGAATGAAAGCTAATGAAGCAATGAAATTATCATTTTTAGCTTTTTGGCGTAATTGGCAACCAATTTTAATTATGTCTATTTTTGGTGGTGTTTTTTTGTTTTTAGCAATGCTACCAATGTTTTTAGGTTTGATTATCGCATTACCAGTAGCTTTATTAACAAGTTATATTTGCTATGTTGATGTATTTGAATCTTAA
- the ylqF gene encoding ribosome biogenesis GTPase YlqF — protein sequence MAIQWFPGHMHVAQKKVAETMAKVDMVIEIVDARMPLSSSNPMIEKLRLHRQRPALKIINKTDLADPKLSQLWLNYFRQQAGTEALLMGEDNKQAAIKQIAVLCKKLAPFRNDAEKPLRAMILGIPNVGKSTLLNTLAKRKVARVADTPGVTKSQQRIETLDGVILYDTPGLMWPKVEHEPSGFRLALGGSIGRNAYDEILVAYFAIETLRERYPKELMARYKLSSLDGSVDELFNLIGRKRGALMAGGVIDEQKTADLIITDYRSKAIGRMTLEVPDDFIGVDLGSGDDLPDVLETEDDD from the coding sequence ATGGCAATTCAGTGGTTTCCGGGTCATATGCATGTGGCGCAGAAGAAAGTGGCAGAGACAATGGCCAAGGTGGATATGGTGATTGAAATCGTGGATGCACGTATGCCCTTGTCCAGTAGTAACCCAATGATTGAGAAGTTGCGTTTACATCGGCAACGTCCAGCTTTAAAAATTATCAATAAAACAGATTTGGCTGATCCTAAGTTAAGTCAGTTATGGTTGAATTATTTCCGCCAGCAAGCAGGTACTGAAGCCTTGTTGATGGGCGAAGACAACAAGCAAGCCGCAATTAAACAGATCGCCGTCTTGTGTAAAAAATTAGCACCGTTCCGTAATGATGCTGAAAAGCCGTTGCGAGCGATGATTTTGGGGATTCCCAACGTAGGTAAGTCCACTTTATTAAATACGCTGGCTAAGCGAAAAGTGGCTCGTGTTGCAGATACACCGGGTGTTACTAAGTCTCAGCAGCGGATTGAAACGCTTGATGGGGTTATTTTGTATGACACGCCAGGTTTAATGTGGCCTAAAGTTGAACACGAACCTTCTGGCTTTCGTTTGGCTTTGGGTGGCTCAATTGGTCGCAATGCATATGATGAAATTTTGGTGGCTTATTTTGCGATTGAAACTTTACGCGAGCGCTATCCTAAAGAATTGATGGCACGCTATAAGTTGAGTAGTCTGGATGGTAGTGTGGATGAGTTGTTTAATTTGATTGGTCGTAAACGTGGTGCTTTGATGGCTGGTGGTGTGATTGATGAACAAAAAACAGCTGATTTAATTATCACAGATTATCGTAGCAAAGCGATTGGTCGCATGACTTTAGAAGTACCTGACGACTTTATCGGGGTTGATTTAGGTTCGGGGGATGATCTTCCTGACGTACTTGAAACTGAAGATGACGATTGA